In a single window of the Gossypium hirsutum isolate 1008001.06 chromosome D02, Gossypium_hirsutum_v2.1, whole genome shotgun sequence genome:
- the LOC107908261 gene encoding uncharacterized protein: protein MEKLLLLVVTMAATINYLSAGKLLVLSAAYTFESPSYSVVHLESDFEIRLYKEISWMSAPVHGTSFLNSTREGFHRLYQYLHGANLNSTHFSMTKPVLTSISPSHHGSSSSSYTVRYYLPSEYKYKSPPQPSAELNLQLDKWKSQCIAVRKFSGYANDDNVEKEKDALVSSLTKRFPALMQAVENNLYYNYSIAQYNASKHRTGRINEVWMDVSGFTAEGCPV from the exons atggagaagttGCTCCTCTTGGTAGTGACAATGGCGGCTACCATAAATTATCTAAGTGCAGGTAAGTTATTGGTTCTTTCAGCTGCTTACACCTTTGAATCCCCATCATACAGTGTGGTACACTTAGAATCTGATTTTGAAATAAGATTATATAAGGAAATCTCCTGGATGTCTGCTCCTGTCCATGGAACTTCCTTTCTAAACTCCACCAGAGAAGGCTTCCACAG GTTGTATCAGTATCTTCATGGGGCAAACCTTAACTCCACCCATTTCTCCATGACTAAGCCCGTCTTAACCAGCATTAGCCCTTCGCACCACGGGTCATCGTCTTCCTCATATACCGTAAGGTATTACCTGCCTTCAGAATATAAATACAAGTCCCCTCCGCAGCCCTCCGCTGAATTGAATTTGCAGTTGGACAAATGGAAGAGTCAGTGTATTGCGGTGAGAAAGTTTTCGGGGTATGCTAATGATGACAACGTAGAGAAAGAGAAAGATGCTCTGGTTTCAAGCCTAACAAAACGTTTTCCAGCGTTAATGCAAGCAGTGGAAAATAACCTGTATTATAACTACAGCATTGCACAGTACAATGCTTCAAAACATCGCACTGGGCGCATAAACGAGGTATGGATGGACGTATCGGGTTTCACCGCCGAGGGATGTCCAGTCTAG